Part of the Jatrophihabitans sp. GAS493 genome, TTTCGTCGGGGACGAGGCGGTGGCTTCCGGCGGCTGGCGGCTGCAGGACGAACCGGCCGCCGACCAATCGACCGCCACCCAAGATCCGGGCCGGAGAACGGCCGAGATCAAGCGGATGTACGTCATCGAGCGGATGCAGCGTCGGGGTCTGTCCCGGCTGATGTTGTCGGCGCTGGAGGAGTCAGCTCGTCAGGCCGGCGTGAGCGATCTGGTACTGAACACCGGCGCCGGACAGCCGGAGGCGATCGCGCTCTATCTCTCCTCGGGTTACGTCGCAGTCCCCGGCTTCGGCGTCTATGCCGCCCATCCCGGCGCGCACTTCTACGGCAAGTCGCTTTAGGGCAGAGCCTGTGGTGCGGAGACTGAGCGCGGAGACAAAAAAATAGGCCCATCCCGACCGGGATGAACCTACTTTCCTGCTCGGCTGGAGTGCTCCAGCCGGGGCGGGGTACTAGCCGCGGGTGACTTTGCCGGCCTTCAGGCAGGACGTGCACACGGTGAGCCGCTTACGGGTACCGGGGGCAACCACGGCGCGCACGGTCTGCACGTTCGGGTTCCACCGACGGTGGGTACGGCGGTGGGAGTGCGAAACGGACATGCCGAAGCCGGGCCCCTTGCCGCAGACATCGCAGACGCTGGCCACAATGGCCTCCTTCTAGAACTTGGATTGACGCTCGAACTCACGCTAGATCGACGCGCGGAATCGGCCTTCTGATGTGGCCGATGTCGATCCGATTTCGATCACAGCGGAAAACAGTAGAAGTCCGAGGGTCGAGTCTAGCTGGTCAGCCGGGGACCGCCAAACCGCATCGGGTAGCGCCCCCCGCATGCGGCCGCTCGCTGTCGCTCCCGGGCGGACACCGGCGGGGTGAGTTGTGGCGTTCGCCGCACATCCTCGGAGGTGTCGTTACCGTCGGTCGCTCCAAGTATCGTTTGCTGACCGGACTCGGATACTGGCTCATAGACGGGGGATCCATGCTCGACAGACTGGACGCCCCCGCGATTCGTCAATGGAGTATCGCCGCGGCGGCCGTGCTGGAGGAGCACCGTCAGGAGATCGACGAGCTCAACGTCTTCCCGGTGCCCGATGGTGACACCGGAACCAACCTCGCCCTGACCGTCCGGGCCGCCGCCGACGCCCTGGCCCTCGACGCCTCCGCCAGCGCCTCCGCGGCGCTGCAGGCGATGGCCCGCGGTGCGGTATTGGGTGCGCGCGGAAATTCCGGCGTCATCCTCTCCCAGATCCTCCGGGGCCTGGCCGACGAGCAGGGCTGGAGGCCCTCACCGCCGTCAGAGCCGTCCGACGATCGGGGCGGAGTTGACCGTGGCGAAGATGACCGCGGCGAAGAAGGTACTGGTGAGCAGTTCGGCGAGTTCGGCGCTGCCTCTCTCCAGCATGGGCTGCGCAACGCCGCCGAACGCGCCTATGAGGCGGTCAACCAGCCGATCGAGGGGACGATTCTCTCGGTGGTCCGGGCGGCGGCCGACGCGGCGCAGACGGTCAGGCTGCACTCGGGTGCGTTGGCCGACGTGGTCCGCGCTGCTGCCGGGGCGGCCGCGGATGCGCTGGCCCGCACCCCCGAGCAGCTCCCAGTGCTGGCCCGGGCCGGTGTGGTGGACGCCGGCGGACGCGGACTGGTGCTGCTCATCGAGGCCCTCGCCGGTGTCATCACCGGAACCACCCCGGCGGCGACGACCTCACCCCCACGCCTGGCGCGCTCGCTGGATGCGTTGAGCGCCGAGCGGGAGATCGGCAGCGACGAGTTCGCGTATGAGGTCCAATACCTGCTGGAGGCCGGGGACGCTCAAGTGACCCTGCTGAGGGGAGATCTGGCCCCGCTCGGGGACTCCCTGGTGGTGGTAGGCACCGGAGACGGCGTCTGGAACGTGCACGTGCACGTGAACGACGTGGGGGCGGCGATCGAAGCCGGGATCCAGGCCGGGCGCCCGTACCGGATCACGGTCACCCGGTTCGCCGACGCCCTGCCGACCGATTCCCCGACGGCCGATGGCACCGCACCGTCGACCGGGCGCTCGGCGACCGGGCCGGCGCTGCGCAGTGGGACCGCAATCGTCGCGGTGGCCCCGGGCGAGGGGCTGGCCCACCTCTTCACGGCCGAAGGGGTGGTCGTTGTCGAGGGAGGCCCGTCGGCCAACCCGTCCACCGCCGAGGTGCTGGCCGCGGTCCGGTCCAGCGGTGCGGCACACGTGGTGCTGCTTCCGAACGCCTCACAGATCGCCGGCGTCGCCGAGGCGGCGGCTCATGAGGCGCGCGTCGACGGGATCGAAGTGAGCGTGGTGCCGACGAAGTCACCGGTGCAGGGCTTGGCCGCGGTGGCCGTCCACGATGGGCAGCGACGTTTCGACGACAACGTGGTGGCGATGGCCGAGGCCGCGGCGGCTACCCGCTGGGCTGAGGTGACGGTCGCGCAGCGCGAGTCGCTGACCTCGGTCGGCCAGTGCCAGCCGGGTGACATCCTCGGTCTCATCGACGGTGAGGTGGTGGTCATCGGCGCCGCGGTCGGCGAGGTCGCCGGGATCGTGGTCGACCGTCTCGTCGGTATCGGCGCCGAATTGATCACCGTCCTCATCGGCCGGGATGCGGTGAGTTCCGACGTGGAAACGCTGCTGGCCCGGCTCGCCGCATCGGCTCCGCTGGTCGAGGTCAGCGTCTTCGAT contains:
- a CDS encoding GNAT family N-acetyltransferase; its protein translation is MSTSGEAARLSVERPELRIEVRRYDDPVVTELVRQLQQIFVQRYGGPDEAVVDPVEFSPPLGLFLVGFVGDEAVASGGWRLQDEPAADQSTATQDPGRRTAEIKRMYVIERMQRRGLSRLMLSALEESARQAGVSDLVLNTGAGQPEAIALYLSSGYVAVPGFGVYAAHPGAHFYGKSL
- the rpmB gene encoding 50S ribosomal protein L28: MASVCDVCGKGPGFGMSVSHSHRRTHRRWNPNVQTVRAVVAPGTRKRLTVCTSCLKAGKVTRG
- a CDS encoding DAK2 domain-containing protein, with product MLDRLDAPAIRQWSIAAAAVLEEHRQEIDELNVFPVPDGDTGTNLALTVRAAADALALDASASASAALQAMARGAVLGARGNSGVILSQILRGLADEQGWRPSPPSEPSDDRGGVDRGEDDRGEEGTGEQFGEFGAASLQHGLRNAAERAYEAVNQPIEGTILSVVRAAADAAQTVRLHSGALADVVRAAAGAAADALARTPEQLPVLARAGVVDAGGRGLVLLIEALAGVITGTTPAATTSPPRLARSLDALSAEREIGSDEFAYEVQYLLEAGDAQVTLLRGDLAPLGDSLVVVGTGDGVWNVHVHVNDVGAAIEAGIQAGRPYRITVTRFADALPTDSPTADGTAPSTGRSATGPALRSGTAIVAVAPGEGLAHLFTAEGVVVVEGGPSANPSTAEVLAAVRSSGAAHVVLLPNASQIAGVAEAAAHEARVDGIEVSVVPTKSPVQGLAAVAVHDGQRRFDDNVVAMAEAAAATRWAEVTVAQRESLTSVGQCQPGDILGLIDGEVVVIGAAVGEVAGIVVDRLVGIGAELITVLIGRDAVSSDVETLLARLAASAPLVEVSVFDGGQPHYPLLIGAE